Below is a window of Oryza brachyantha chromosome 10, ObraRS2, whole genome shotgun sequence DNA.
TCCTccaaatatatggatgatctagtggaatacatagagatatgaaggatgaaactagtttagatgatcatccaaatgaatatatggatgaccaaatttagatgagctgttgaggaTGCTTTAAGGTCCAATATCTCGGCACCAACCACACTAGGGTGGACAAAAATACTATGTGTAGTATATTTGCTTACAATTCTAGTACGATCAAATGATATGTCTATTGCGTTTGCCTACAATAAATCCGTTTTTTATCTGTAACTTTACTCCATTGGTAAACTATGACAGATCGATTTGTTTGATCGTACGTATAGCGGAGCTCAGAATACAAACCCCCATACTCAACCGCTCACATGGAGGGGTTTGCGTCAAAATGATTGTCATCAAAAACTTATTTGTAaacttatttgtaaataacttGTTCTATAAATAGATCCTCATTGTCAGTATCTTTTACATTGAGcttcaatttataaaataagttatttacatttaaaccttaaaatagttattttaaaataagttatttgtAAAAAGATCACTACCGATGGTCTATTTGACGCCAATCTCATGCATGTTAGTATAGAGAGGTAAGGATTTTAGCGCCTATATTATTGACGCCGAGATCAGACTTGAGAACCTCACCCTTGTGTCAAGAAAATATCTATTTCTGGACTAAATTTTCCTAAAGAATCTGTTtgcaaaataagtttttagacATGAatcaaaatgtaaaaaatcCAGGACAAAACAACTTCTGTATGTTACAAAAGGAAACATCTTCTGTACCTCTCAGCATTGCCGGCCTTGTACAAATCAAAGAATCCTCTAagctagaaaaaaacaacaaacctGAATCAGAGTAATAAACAATGTTTGTGTCCCAAAAATCCGAGATTATCTAAGATCAGGTACTACATGCTATCCCTAATCTAAATCTTCTCTAGGGCCTGGAGTATATCCTCCCTAAGATCCTCAAACTTCTCAATCCCAAAACTGAACCTCACAAAGTTGTCCTTAATCCCATTCTTGGCCTTCTCCTCCTCACTCTGCCCCCTGACAAAAATTAACCATGTAAAGTAAATCATTAGCATTAATCAAATCATTTtcaagaaaatttaaatccatCAGCATGCTGTTAATTACGTAGTCAACTTAGCAGTAGGACATGACGGCCGGCTGCTGCACCAGGCTCACCCTCGCCTCCGTGCGCTCCATGTCACGATGGTCGCCGCGTGCGCACGCGTCGTATCGGACggggcgggcgacggcgagccgaCGCGAGCGATGGGCAACCCGGGTTGGCGCTCTGCCCACTCAGCCTCCTTTGCGGCGGCTTCTAGCGGGTGGGTGCGGCAGTGGTTCGGGCTCCCCGACGAGCACACCCGCGATTTGTGCTGCTGCTTCCCGCCGTCACTCGCCGACTACCTGCGGTGGTTGGCCGCGTCGGAAGCAGAGCCTCCGGCGGCGATGAGTCAGCGGCAGCAGGGGCGCGAGTCTGCATCTGAGTTAATGACGCCACCGGTGCCACCACTGATGCCAGAAACAATGCAACATAATTCagaaagaatataaaatacactaccttcttcttcttcttcttcctcttcttcttcttcttcttcttcttcttcttcgtgtCTTGGGGTGCTTCTCCAGCAGCCGCGCCATCCGCAGCGCCATCGTCTTCAGGCCGCGGATGATCATGTACGCCGCATTCTGAATACGAAAAATTGCAGCAGTATCATCAGCCGATTATCTTTCTATTTTATGGTTTAtgagttgatttttattttcttggaaTGGTTGAGTGGTTGTGTGTGACGTATGGTTACCGGACTGATGGCGCCGCCGAGGTCGTGGTGCCACGCGCCTCCATGTCGTCCAGATCGACGAACGTCGACTGCAAATTCATGGAACGCCATTAGATCAGTCTGACTGCAACTTTTTGCAAGCCGTGTCATGGTATGATGAATATAGTAATGGTGTTTACCGTGATGCCCATCTTGGAGAGCCTGTCCCGGATGAAGACGCGCGCCTCGCTGTAGCAGTCGGTGGTGGCGACGACATGGCCGCCGGAAGGGACGAGGGCGAGCAGCGTGGCGACGATGGCGTTCATGCCGGAGGAGGTGACGAGCGTCGCCTCCGCCCTCTCGAGAGCGCTGATCTTTTCCTCCAGAACCTTCACGGTGGGGTTGCCGTACCGGCCGTACTCGAAGctctgccgccgcccttcCCGGAACGCGACGAGATCGACCAAGTCCCTGAACCAGTGCGTCGTGCCGCTCACGATCGGCGTCGCGATCGAGTCcgtcctcgcctcgccgccgctcccgagCTTCTCCCCGGCGTGGACCGCGAGCGTCTCGTCCGAGGCGCGTCTGCCCGCcgccactgccaccaccaGACCGCCATCCACGCCATCTACGACGACGAAGTCGTCCATGTTCGGCACCACCGGATACTCCGGCGACCGAGGGGGATAGCCCGCTGCAGCGAAGATGCTCATGCCGTCGGCGGCTCCTCCATCAACGCCGGCAAGAACCTCCTCGTGGCTCAGCACCACGGCCGCCGCAGGGCACTCCGGCTTGGTGGGTGACCGCCGAGGGCGGtgcacgcgccgtcgccgctgcacGGAATCCTTCATCACAAGAGACAACGACGACGGTCGCGCCATTGATAAGCAGCAGTACCAACGAAGCGATCGATTAGCGCAATGTCAGCGCTGCTCGTGAGTCACAGCCTGACAGTGAGCTAGCGGAGCATGGAAACGTGGAAGACAAGTTGAAGACTAGAAGGAGGAGTCGCAGACTTAACTCCAAGTATGTTGGGCCACAATGGGCCGTGTAATAGGACAGGCTGTCATTAGctgccgagagggagaggagtaTTAATACTGTAGTTTGTACGGCATTGAATTTGGCTTGTGAATTATTTGAatcggacggcggcggcgacggattCGGTTGAATTGCCGACGAGTTACCATTTTTGTTGTTCGC
It encodes the following:
- the LOC102705012 gene encoding cystathionine gamma-synthase 1, chloroplastic-like, whose product is MARPSSLSLVMKDSVQRRRRVHRPRRSPTKPECPAAAVVLSHEEVLAGVDGGAADGMSIFAAAGYPPRSPEYPVVPNMDDFVVVDGVDGGLVVAVAAGRRASDETLAVHAGEKLGSGGEARTDSIATPIVSGTTHWFRDLVDLVAFREGRRQSFEYGRYGNPTVKVLEEKISALERAEATLVTSSGMNAIVATLLALVPSGGHVVATTDCYSEARVFIRDRLSKMGITSTFVDLDDMEARGTTTSAAPSVRGQSEEEKAKNGIKDNFVRFSFGIEKFEDLREDILQALEKI